In Hyla sarda isolate aHylSar1 chromosome 9, aHylSar1.hap1, whole genome shotgun sequence, the following proteins share a genomic window:
- the ECH1 gene encoding delta(3,5)-Delta(2,4)-dienoyl-CoA isomerase, mitochondrial isoform X3, which produces MSAEAGLSSYSYETLKVTTPADHVFHVEINRPEKRNAMNKAFWREMVVCFQALGEDSNCRAVVISGAGKMFTSGIDLMDLASDFLQPQEEDAARIAWNIRKKICEYQESFSVIEKCTKPVIAAVHNGCIGGGVDLATACDIRYCSQDAFFQVKEVDVGLAADVGTLQRLPNIIGSRSLVNELAFTARKMMSDEALSSGLVSRVFPDKSSLLSAAFELATEIASKSPVAVQGTKVNLVYSRDHSVQESLNYMATWNMSMLQTQDIMASAQAALQKKTPKDVTFSKL; this is translated from the exons ATGTCTGCAGAGGCGGGACTGTCCTCCTACAGCTATGAAACTCTGAAAGTCACCACACCAGCGGACCACGTGTTCCACGTGGAGATAAACCGTCCAGAGAAGAGAAATGCAATGAACAAGGCTTTCTGGAG GGAGATGGTGGTTTGCTTTCAGGCTCTCGGAGAAGACTCCAATTGTAGGGCAGTTGTCATTTCTGGAGCCGGGAAAATGTTCACATCAG GGATCGATCTCATGGATCTGGCAAGTGACTTTTTACAGCCGCAGGAGGAGGATGCTGCAAGAATTGCCTGGAATATTCGCAAGAAGATTTGTGAATATCAGGAATCTTTTTCTGTTATTGAGAAG TGCACAAAGCCTGTCATTGCAGCGGTTCACAATGGTTGCATTGGAGGAG GTGTAGATCTGGCTACTGCCTGTGATATCCGCTACTGTTCCCAAGATGCCTTTTTTCAAGTAAAG GAGGTGGATGTGGGTTTGGCTGCTGATGTGGGAACCTTGCAGCGCCTGCCGAACATTATTGGGAGCAGAAG CTTGGTGAATGAGCTGGCCTTTACCGCTAGGAAGATGATGTCAGATGAGGCCTTAAGCAGCGGACTAGTCAG CCGGGTGTTCCCTGACAAGTCCTCCCTACTTAGTGCTGCCTTTGAGTTGGCCACTGAGATTGCCAGCAAGAGCCCTGTTGCTGTGCAAGGAACTAAAGTGAATTTGGTGTATTCTCGGGATCACTCGGTGCAGGAGAGTCTGAATTACATG GCCACCTGGAACATGAGTATGCTACAAACCCAGGACATCATGGCATCTGCACAGGCCGCTTTGCAGAAGAAGACCCCAAAAGACGTCACATTTTCTAAACTGTAG
- the ECH1 gene encoding delta(3,5)-Delta(2,4)-dienoyl-CoA isomerase, mitochondrial isoform X1, with protein sequence MAGIRGLLRRDLHKVVLGLRNMSAEAGLSSYSYETLKVTTPADHVFHVEINRPEKRNAMNKAFWREMVVCFQALGEDSNCRAVVISGAGKMFTSGIDLMDLASDFLQPQEEDAARIAWNIRKKICEYQESFSVIEKCTKPVIAAVHNGCIGGGVDLATACDIRYCSQDAFFQVKEVDVGLAADVGTLQRLPNIIGSRSLVNELAFTARKMMSDEALSSGLVSRVFPDKSSLLSAAFELATEIASKSPVAVQGTKVNLVYSRDHSVQESLNYMATWNMSMLQTQDIMASAQAALQKKTPKDVTFSKL encoded by the exons ATGGCTGGGATCAGAGGACTCTTGAGAAGAG ACCTCCACAAGGTGGTTCTAGGTCTCCGAAATATGTCTGCAGAGGCGGGACTGTCCTCCTACAGCTATGAAACTCTGAAAGTCACCACACCAGCGGACCACGTGTTCCACGTGGAGATAAACCGTCCAGAGAAGAGAAATGCAATGAACAAGGCTTTCTGGAG GGAGATGGTGGTTTGCTTTCAGGCTCTCGGAGAAGACTCCAATTGTAGGGCAGTTGTCATTTCTGGAGCCGGGAAAATGTTCACATCAG GGATCGATCTCATGGATCTGGCAAGTGACTTTTTACAGCCGCAGGAGGAGGATGCTGCAAGAATTGCCTGGAATATTCGCAAGAAGATTTGTGAATATCAGGAATCTTTTTCTGTTATTGAGAAG TGCACAAAGCCTGTCATTGCAGCGGTTCACAATGGTTGCATTGGAGGAG GTGTAGATCTGGCTACTGCCTGTGATATCCGCTACTGTTCCCAAGATGCCTTTTTTCAAGTAAAG GAGGTGGATGTGGGTTTGGCTGCTGATGTGGGAACCTTGCAGCGCCTGCCGAACATTATTGGGAGCAGAAG CTTGGTGAATGAGCTGGCCTTTACCGCTAGGAAGATGATGTCAGATGAGGCCTTAAGCAGCGGACTAGTCAG CCGGGTGTTCCCTGACAAGTCCTCCCTACTTAGTGCTGCCTTTGAGTTGGCCACTGAGATTGCCAGCAAGAGCCCTGTTGCTGTGCAAGGAACTAAAGTGAATTTGGTGTATTCTCGGGATCACTCGGTGCAGGAGAGTCTGAATTACATG GCCACCTGGAACATGAGTATGCTACAAACCCAGGACATCATGGCATCTGCACAGGCCGCTTTGCAGAAGAAGACCCCAAAAGACGTCACATTTTCTAAACTGTAG
- the ECH1 gene encoding delta(3,5)-Delta(2,4)-dienoyl-CoA isomerase, mitochondrial isoform X2: MLNHLHKVVLGLRNMSAEAGLSSYSYETLKVTTPADHVFHVEINRPEKRNAMNKAFWREMVVCFQALGEDSNCRAVVISGAGKMFTSGIDLMDLASDFLQPQEEDAARIAWNIRKKICEYQESFSVIEKCTKPVIAAVHNGCIGGGVDLATACDIRYCSQDAFFQVKEVDVGLAADVGTLQRLPNIIGSRSLVNELAFTARKMMSDEALSSGLVSRVFPDKSSLLSAAFELATEIASKSPVAVQGTKVNLVYSRDHSVQESLNYMATWNMSMLQTQDIMASAQAALQKKTPKDVTFSKL; the protein is encoded by the exons ACCTCCACAAGGTGGTTCTAGGTCTCCGAAATATGTCTGCAGAGGCGGGACTGTCCTCCTACAGCTATGAAACTCTGAAAGTCACCACACCAGCGGACCACGTGTTCCACGTGGAGATAAACCGTCCAGAGAAGAGAAATGCAATGAACAAGGCTTTCTGGAG GGAGATGGTGGTTTGCTTTCAGGCTCTCGGAGAAGACTCCAATTGTAGGGCAGTTGTCATTTCTGGAGCCGGGAAAATGTTCACATCAG GGATCGATCTCATGGATCTGGCAAGTGACTTTTTACAGCCGCAGGAGGAGGATGCTGCAAGAATTGCCTGGAATATTCGCAAGAAGATTTGTGAATATCAGGAATCTTTTTCTGTTATTGAGAAG TGCACAAAGCCTGTCATTGCAGCGGTTCACAATGGTTGCATTGGAGGAG GTGTAGATCTGGCTACTGCCTGTGATATCCGCTACTGTTCCCAAGATGCCTTTTTTCAAGTAAAG GAGGTGGATGTGGGTTTGGCTGCTGATGTGGGAACCTTGCAGCGCCTGCCGAACATTATTGGGAGCAGAAG CTTGGTGAATGAGCTGGCCTTTACCGCTAGGAAGATGATGTCAGATGAGGCCTTAAGCAGCGGACTAGTCAG CCGGGTGTTCCCTGACAAGTCCTCCCTACTTAGTGCTGCCTTTGAGTTGGCCACTGAGATTGCCAGCAAGAGCCCTGTTGCTGTGCAAGGAACTAAAGTGAATTTGGTGTATTCTCGGGATCACTCGGTGCAGGAGAGTCTGAATTACATG GCCACCTGGAACATGAGTATGCTACAAACCCAGGACATCATGGCATCTGCACAGGCCGCTTTGCAGAAGAAGACCCCAAAAGACGTCACATTTTCTAAACTGTAG